One window from the genome of Labeo rohita strain BAU-BD-2019 chromosome 10, IGBB_LRoh.1.0, whole genome shotgun sequence encodes:
- the LOC127172422 gene encoding basic salivary proline-rich protein 4-like has translation MEETRAQTSGCPPEHESPRRTTAGTTAAPTQKRAEEGPEGDHPAATMQTSQGGVAASPQVPPAAGHTRADRPWARRSKGPPPPSRGPAKPGGPGPAKQPPRSGQRSPEHPARSEKPPTHRRPGASSTGRAWHHYPQRGNQRQTPELNPLHSGVETGRPPRYPAAAEKTTSPDPDRMASSSSQPPAPDKEQRTGVATRRQRSTTSPASQQHTRTPKPYLYVGVMEREKGSIRDGEEIFGGGKVPPPGASSPLTPIGTPVAPNLPRAGGPGPSRPGPRPIQTGAQAHPDRGPRQPGRPTGPHSRGKLPPPHHSVNSQTTEDNRHPG, from the exons ATGGAGGAGACCCGGGCCCAAACATCCGGATGCCCCCCCGAGCACGAGAGTCCCAGGAGAACCACCGCAGGGACAACCGCGGCCCCCACCCAGAAAAGGGCAGAGGAGGGCCCGGAGGGGGATCATCCGGCAGCCACAATGCAGACGTCCCAGGGGGGCGTGGCGGCAAGCCCGCAGGTTCCGCCGGCAGCCGGCCACACCAGAGCAGACCGGCCCTGGGCCCGGCGATCCAAGGGCCCCCCACCCCCTAGCCGGGGCCCAGCAAAGCCAGGGGGGCCAGGCCCCGCCAAGCAACCGCCGAGATCGGGCCAGCGCTCACCCGAGCATCCCGCCCGGAGCGAGAAACCACCAACGCACCGGCGGCCGGGGGCATCCTCCACCGGCAGGGCGTG GCACCACTACCCCCAGAGGGGCAATCAGCGCCAGACCCCGGAGCTGAACCCTCTTCACTCTGGCGTGGAGACAGGAAGACCACCCCGGTACCCCGCAGCAGCAGAGAAGACCACCAGCCCAGACCCCGACCGGATGGCCAGCTCGTCCTCACAGCCCCCAGCCCCGGACAAAGAACAGAGAACAggg GTGGCCACAAGGAGACAGAGGAGTACCACCTCCCCTGCATCCCAGCAACACACCCGCACCCCAAAACCCTACCTGTATGTTGGTGTGATGGAGCGGGAGAAGGGAAGCATTAGGGATGGGGAGGAAATCTTTGGAGGGGGCAAAGTACCCCCCCCTGGAGCCAGCTCCCCGCTGACCCCCATAGGCACCCCCGTTGCCCCAAATCTGCCCAGGGCAGGGGGCCCAGGCCCATCCAGACCGGGGCCCAGGCCCATCCAGACCGGGGCCCAGGCCCATCCAGACCGGGGCCCACGGCAGCCCGGGCGGCCCACCGGACCCCACAGCAGAGGAAAACTACCCCCACCCCATCATTCAGTCAACTCCCAGACTACAGAAGACAATAGACACCCAGGTTAA